The Cellulomonas oligotrophica sequence GGTGATGACCGGACGTGCGCGACTCCACACTCTCGAGCACCCCGGGCAGCAGCCGTGGAGTCCGGAGGCGCCTCGCAGTCCCCGACGTCGTCCGACGTGGGAACCTCGGCGAGAGTCTGACGGGCCGTGCGCGCCGTCGGCTGCGCTGGCCTGGTGCGCGAGCTGCGGCGACGAGGCGATCGCGCTCGTCGCCCGGCTCAGCGACCGAGCGGCACGTTCACGCCTGCGGGAGCGCGGCCGTGCGGGGGCGGTGGCGGATGCGCAGCGCCCAGGTGGCGACGGGGATGGCGACGCCCGCGACCACGCACGCCGTGACGACCGGGTCGGCGAAGGTCGGGTACCAGTCCGGCTCGACGAGGCCCGTGATCTTCAGCAGCGGCGACGACCAGCCGCCGACGTCGCCGCCGTCGGCGACCACGGCCGCGGCGATTACGAACGCCGCGCCCCACACCCAGGCGAGCACGTGGTAGACCGGCGGCACGACGCCCAGTGCGGCGCGCACCCGGCTGCGGCGGCGGAACGTCGAGGCGAACGTCACGATGCCGGCCACGAGCACGGCCAGGACCACCGGCGACCACAGGATGATGATGACGACGATCCAGCCGGGCACGGTCAGCTTGACCACGGCGGCGAGCAAGGGGAGCGCCCAGACCGCGACGAGCGCGGCCCGGTCGGCGGTGCTCGGGACCGTGAGGGGCACGTGCGGCTTCACGGGGGCCGGCACGGGCCCGGCAGGCATCGGCTGCGTCATGGGCGTGAGTATCGCGGGGACCCGGGCTCTCGGGCCACACCCCGCCGAGGTGCGGGCAAGGGCGTCACCCGCCTGCCCGGCCGGGGTTGGTCAGCTGGTCCGTCCGGGCTCGGCGTCATGTCGTGCGGCGGATCGGGACGGGTCGACGAGCACGGGTGCCGCGAGGTCGGTCGTGTCGAGCACGTGCGTGGCCCGCTCCCAGGGGCGCGCGCTGCGCAGGTAGAGGCGCTGGGCACCGGTGTAGCGGTGCGCGGGCTCTGTGGCGGGGTCCCAGCCGTCGCGCTCGGCCATGCGGCGCGTGGACGTCGTGAGGGGCGCGTCGAGGTACACCGACAGGTGCCAGAACGGTGCGAGCTCGTCGCGGTGCAGGAACGTGCCCTCGACGATCACGACGGCGTCGTCGGGTGCCTCGCGCGGGGCGGGGCGGACCGCGGTGCCGTCGACGGGGTCGTAGCAGGACGGCCGGTACGTGGCGGGTCCGTACGCCGCCAGCGGGGCG is a genomic window containing:
- a CDS encoding uridine kinase translates to MPDGDLPEVLTRLHAAATARPGRTLVAVDGAGGSGKSTIATWLAARVADRPVVLLHADDFFRPSAARHARGRWSPEGFWLDAYDLDALVSWALAPLAAYGPATYRPSCYDPVDGTAVRPAPREAPDDAVVIVEGTFLHRDELAPFWHLSVYLDAPLTTSTRRMAERDGWDPATEPAHRYTGAQRLYLRSARPWERATHVLDTTDLAAPVLVDPSRSAARHDAEPGRTS